Proteins found in one Sardina pilchardus chromosome 3, fSarPil1.1, whole genome shotgun sequence genomic segment:
- the LOC134077611 gene encoding bone morphogenetic protein 2-like, translating to MYSKAAAVQGSPVESSSSAGQPSGEFHYFDVSSLGAEESVTRAELRWYRRKQPPLLDTAHGPHLYKVDLYEVDLYEVLDSRAHPWRGNLLSSRLLPTHTQGWELFNLTQTVSRWVQSGGTNNGLLLVASLASGRWVEGVTGSANAHAHTHANVPAYLVVFSHDGKRASTSDHSSHERDGDDVISSRGGRDRKRRSAPDDDDDDSAPCHRKSLYVDFRRIGWSSWIISPRGYDAYQCRGACPFPLGHAGLRASNHATVQAIVRALRLSNDEGGGGPNEGGGGPDEGGGGPCCVPDALTAISLLYFDEQDNVVLKQYQDMVAASCGCH from the exons atgtaCTCCAAGGCAGCAGCAGTGCAGGGCAGTCCAGTGGAGA GCAGCAGCAGCGCAGGGCAGCCCAGTGGAGAGTTCCACTACTTTGACGTGAGCTCGTTGGGGGCGGAGGAGTCGGTCACTCGAGCAGAACTGCGCTGGTACCGGAGGAAACAGCCCCCCCTGCTGGACACTGCACATGGGCCTCACCtctacaag gTGGACCTCTACGAG gTGGACCTGTACGAGGTGCTGGACAGTAGAGCCCACCCGTGGAGAGGGAACCTGCTCAGCTCCAGactgctgcccacacacacgcaaggcTGGGAGCTCTTCAACCTCACACAGACG GTGTCTAGGTGGGTCCAGAGCGGCGGCACCAATAAcgggctgctgctggtggcgaGCCTGGCGTCGGGCCGGTGGGTGGAGGGTGTGACTGGCAGCGCcaacgcgcacgcacacacacatgccaacgtGCCAGCCTACCTGGTGGTGTTCTCCCACGACGGCAAGAGAGCGTCCACTTCTGACCACTCCTCTCacg agCGCGACGGCGATGACGTCATATCCTCCCGGGGGGGGCGGGACAGGAAGCGGAGGAGTGCGCCggacgatgacgatgacgacTCGGCCCCGTGTCACAGGAAGTCGCTCTACGTGGACTTCCGGCGCATCGGCTGGTCCTCGTGGATCATCTCCCCGCGCGGCTACGACGCCTACCAGTGCCGGGGCGCCTGCCCGTTCCCCCTCGGCCACGCCGGCCTCCGAGCGTCCAACCACGCCACCGTGCAGGCCATCGTGCGCGCGCTGCGGCTCTCCAACGACGAGGGGGGGGGCGGACCTAACGAGGGGGGGGGCGGACCTGACGAGGGGGGGGGCGGACCCTGCTGCGTACCGGACGCGCTGACCGCCATCAGCCTGCTGTACTTCGACGAGCAGGACAACGTGGTGCTCAAGCAGTACCAGGACATGGTCGCAGCCAGCTGCGGCTGccattag